Proteins from one Mucilaginibacter jinjuensis genomic window:
- a CDS encoding S8 family peptidase translates to MENKNLPIKLFKKRDEVDDRRTEGMSNDELPKWAPSREQLLERSTQFISVMDTAKSLLQERRQRQNHLPAIMKVTLNEKAIAKSHRSHVGKIFNVSHKFNFVGMSDECDLLVKVDNIQDVDTISRNLRLVDDNAHGLASIDKINLYRPYVETQQGGTLKARLFNYNDYNLNRIVEQLFRESLELRDIDFKKVRYADDLTIYKLENVTIDQLHEIENFEALYSITPMPKLTVGMDFVDADKTLEVKLPIKGVEYPVVGILDSGIQDNEHLKPWLLPDSFSPYPEDLMDKSHGTFVAGIVVYGDELENKPWTGIDGCMLYSATVFPDLRKESIDEDQLIENIREAINSRPDIKIWNLSGGLKVECDLHDFSDFGKFLDNIQQKNDIIICKSAGNCQNFIIPATPQRIPKSADTLRSLVVGSIAHAKSATDIAEIDWPSPFSRTGFGPNHLIKPDVTHYGGNAGKSPSGHLSTSGVYSFATDGKIVSNVGTSFSTPRITALTAGLDHKIAENFNTLLLKALIVHSAKYPSAVSLNSLEKIKSMGYGLPDDVNNILYNSPNEITLILQDTITKGSYYEILDFPYPTDMVENGLFYGEVTITLVASPLLDSSSATEYCQSNIDLSFGTYDKVKERDISMRHILNEFGPDGAVNLLREALYSKRTMDNPMNRFSNERVLRNYGKKFHPLKKYAIDLAELTESNAIKALTAPKKWFFRLEGLFNAYAEAKAADDDSIELSQEFCAIVTIRDRRYNREVYNAVSRQLDSNNFISQNIKLRNEVNIRYGGGNSNA, encoded by the coding sequence ATGGAAAATAAAAATTTACCTATCAAACTGTTCAAGAAACGTGACGAGGTGGATGATCGTCGTACTGAGGGTATGTCCAATGATGAACTGCCGAAATGGGCGCCAAGCCGTGAGCAATTATTGGAACGATCTACTCAATTCATCAGTGTGATGGATACTGCAAAGTCGCTATTGCAAGAAAGAAGGCAACGTCAAAATCATTTGCCGGCCATAATGAAGGTTACACTCAATGAGAAAGCTATTGCTAAATCACATCGTAGCCACGTGGGAAAAATATTTAACGTTAGTCATAAATTCAATTTTGTCGGGATGTCTGACGAATGTGATTTGCTTGTTAAAGTTGACAACATCCAGGATGTAGATACTATATCCAGAAATTTGCGACTTGTTGATGATAACGCGCATGGTTTGGCTTCAATAGATAAAATAAATTTATACAGGCCATATGTGGAAACACAACAGGGCGGAACTTTAAAAGCCAGGCTGTTTAATTATAACGATTACAACCTAAATCGTATTGTAGAACAACTTTTTAGGGAAAGTTTAGAGCTAAGGGATATTGACTTTAAAAAAGTACGATATGCTGATGACTTAACTATCTATAAATTGGAAAACGTAACAATTGACCAGTTACATGAAATAGAGAATTTCGAGGCACTTTATTCAATAACACCGATGCCTAAACTAACTGTCGGGATGGACTTTGTAGATGCTGATAAAACACTTGAAGTTAAGTTACCGATAAAAGGAGTTGAATATCCAGTTGTGGGTATACTAGATTCAGGAATACAAGACAATGAACACTTAAAGCCTTGGTTGCTCCCTGATTCATTTTCACCATATCCCGAAGATTTGATGGACAAGTCCCATGGTACTTTTGTAGCTGGTATAGTTGTGTACGGTGATGAACTGGAAAATAAACCTTGGACTGGTATTGACGGTTGCATGTTATATAGCGCAACGGTATTCCCTGATTTAAGAAAAGAAAGTATTGATGAAGATCAGCTAATTGAAAATATCAGAGAGGCAATAAATTCAAGGCCTGATATAAAAATTTGGAATCTTTCAGGCGGCCTTAAAGTGGAGTGCGACCTACACGATTTTTCGGATTTTGGTAAATTTTTAGATAATATACAGCAGAAAAATGATATCATAATCTGTAAGTCCGCAGGGAATTGCCAGAATTTTATAATACCAGCAACGCCACAAAGGATACCAAAATCAGCAGATACATTACGTTCACTAGTTGTTGGCAGTATTGCCCATGCAAAGAGCGCGACCGATATTGCTGAGATTGATTGGCCATCTCCATTTAGTAGAACTGGTTTCGGCCCTAATCATTTAATAAAGCCGGATGTAACCCACTATGGCGGAAATGCTGGTAAATCACCAAGCGGGCACCTAAGTACATCTGGAGTATATTCATTTGCGACCGATGGAAAGATTGTAAGCAACGTTGGCACAAGTTTTTCAACACCACGTATAACTGCTTTAACTGCTGGTTTGGATCATAAAATAGCAGAGAATTTTAATACACTTTTGTTAAAAGCACTGATCGTGCATTCAGCAAAATACCCGTCTGCAGTAAGCCTTAATTCCTTAGAAAAGATCAAATCAATGGGTTATGGTTTGCCAGATGATGTAAATAATATCCTCTATAATTCTCCTAATGAGATCACGCTTATCTTACAGGATACAATTACTAAAGGTAGTTATTACGAGATTCTTGATTTTCCTTACCCAACTGATATGGTTGAAAATGGGTTATTCTACGGGGAAGTGACAATTACTTTGGTTGCATCACCTCTTTTAGACAGTAGTAGTGCAACGGAATATTGCCAGTCAAATATTGATTTATCTTTTGGTACATATGATAAAGTAAAAGAACGGGATATATCGATGCGTCATATTTTAAATGAATTTGGACCTGATGGTGCTGTGAATTTATTGAGGGAAGCGCTTTACAGTAAACGGACAATGGATAACCCTATGAACCGTTTTTCAAACGAACGCGTTTTAAGGAATTACGGTAAAAAATTTCACCCATTAAAAAAATATGCGATAGACCTTGCTGAACTTACAGAAAGTAATGCAATAAAAGCTCTGACCGCCCCCAAAAAATGGTTTTTCCGTTTGGAGGGCTTGTTTAATGCCTATGCTGAAGCTAAAGCGGCCGATGATGATAGTATCGAACTTTCACAGGAATTCTGCGCCATTGTAACAATCAGAGATAGGCGATATAATAGAGAGGTTTATAATGCCGTATCTCGCCAATTAGACAGTAACAACTTTATTTCACAAAATATCAAATTGAGAAATGAGGTTAATATCAGATATGGTGGCGGTAATTCCAATGCATAA
- a CDS encoding AAA family ATPase → MYTEIIKIIEGGLNKDTQKVSNYARMLAENLAKGGDEKLSEKINSLLKNNKSQAVYLDQLVATPVDQETRLNIVDFVMPDDNQIDLVFSKQLENAIGQFVSMNAHQNALRSAGLDVNSSLLLYGPPGCGKTTIARYISKTLNLPLVVARLDSLVSSLLGNTSKNIRKVFEFAGKTPCILFLDEFDAIAKARDDQHELGELKRVINSLLQNIDEFTTNNILIAATNHHELLDKAIWRRFNHIIEIGLPGKDEIPDLLDLYFKNYECEFLADGKKIDKVVSLLEGLSPANIRSIAQNTIAKNIISAKKSISFEDFIFQIFLFNQHGAYNQEQLINFLNTQGVAQTAISELCNISIRQVRNVLK, encoded by the coding sequence ATGTATACTGAAATTATAAAAATCATCGAAGGCGGTTTAAATAAAGACACTCAAAAAGTATCTAACTATGCGCGAATGCTTGCGGAAAATCTTGCGAAGGGTGGTGATGAGAAGCTATCTGAAAAAATAAATAGTCTGTTAAAGAACAATAAATCTCAGGCAGTGTATCTCGATCAACTCGTGGCTACTCCTGTTGACCAGGAGACAAGATTAAATATTGTGGATTTTGTTATGCCCGATGATAACCAAATCGATCTTGTTTTCTCAAAACAACTGGAAAATGCCATTGGGCAATTCGTTAGTATGAATGCCCACCAAAACGCTTTGCGTTCAGCCGGGCTTGATGTGAATTCGTCTTTGTTATTATACGGTCCTCCTGGTTGTGGCAAAACTACAATAGCACGTTACATATCAAAAACGTTAAATCTGCCTTTAGTTGTGGCTAGATTAGATTCTTTAGTATCGTCGTTATTGGGTAACACCTCAAAAAACATAAGGAAAGTATTTGAATTTGCCGGTAAAACACCCTGCATACTTTTTTTAGATGAATTTGATGCGATTGCGAAGGCACGTGACGATCAGCATGAACTTGGGGAATTAAAACGTGTGATCAATAGTCTGTTACAGAATATTGATGAGTTCACAACTAATAACATTTTGATTGCTGCAACAAACCATCATGAGTTATTAGATAAAGCTATTTGGCGCAGGTTCAATCACATTATTGAAATAGGACTGCCTGGTAAAGATGAGATACCGGATCTCCTCGACCTGTATTTTAAGAATTATGAATGTGAGTTTTTAGCAGACGGTAAAAAAATTGATAAGGTAGTTAGTTTGCTAGAAGGACTATCGCCAGCCAATATAAGGTCTATTGCGCAGAATACGATTGCTAAGAATATTATATCAGCGAAAAAATCGATCAGTTTTGAAGATTTTATCTTTCAAATATTTCTCTTTAATCAGCATGGTGCCTATAATCAAGAACAACTAATTAATTTTTTAAACACGCAGGGTGTTGCTCAGACCGCAATCAGTGAATTGTGTAATATCTCTATCAGACAAGTGAGGAACGTCTTAAAATAG
- a CDS encoding cupin domain-containing protein — translation MFRRLIYLLPMLLFAGAVNAQVSNNGQFRLTPTEIKALKAAAAANVPGSSNYSAVKEIVIMGNPAKPGIYMILLEVAPNTKIAAHLHPDQRAATVLSGTWHFGYGNKFDQTKLKTLPAGSIYSEVAGQNHFAMTGKEPVIVEITGYGPSGVTYVDPKNDPSHK, via the coding sequence ATGTTTCGCAGACTTATCTACCTACTGCCCATGCTTTTATTTGCCGGCGCTGTTAATGCTCAGGTTTCTAACAACGGACAGTTTCGCCTGACTCCAACGGAAATTAAAGCGCTCAAGGCTGCCGCTGCTGCCAATGTTCCCGGATCATCCAATTATTCGGCTGTTAAGGAAATTGTGATTATGGGCAATCCCGCTAAACCAGGCATTTATATGATCCTGCTCGAGGTTGCGCCAAATACTAAAATTGCAGCTCACCTGCACCCGGATCAACGTGCGGCCACCGTGCTGTCCGGAACCTGGCACTTTGGTTATGGCAACAAATTTGACCAGACAAAACTCAAAACTTTGCCGGCTGGCAGCATCTATTCGGAAGTTGCAGGGCAGAATCACTTTGCGATGACCGGGAAAGAACCTGTTATTGTCGAAATCACCGGTTATGGCCCATCCGGGGTAACTTATGTTGATCCCAAAAACGACCCTTCCCATAAATAA
- a CDS encoding TonB-dependent receptor: MKKLKQFIFYSLLVFPALLQAQTKKHFTISGTIKDKTNGETLPAATVSFLELPGKGITTNSYGFYSIALPEGNYTMLTTYTGYITDTVKIQLTKNLLHNLSLTSGQNQLKEVVVKSSSSKSKNILNLPPGVQRLTINEVKNVPVLMGEKDILKTIQLLPGIVSAGDGNAGFFVRGGGSDQNLMLLDEATVYNASHVFGFFSVFNSDAIKDISIYKAGMPANYGGRLSSVEDIQMNDGNNQKFGVSGGLGLIASRLTVEGPLFDHRGSFIISARRSYADLFTGFAKDTTVKNSKLYFYDLNLKANYQINDNNKIFLSGYFGKDVMSIKDLFGLDYGNMTGTLRLNHIFSSKLFSNTSLIYSKYNYNVHIEDNSNDVKVTSAINDLHFKQDFNYYLNTANKLSFGFETTLHLTQPGDAASSQSSSYNDISLQRKHSLESALYVSDEWNASNKLKITYGLRLSELNVLGPGTFYTYDQNGNKADSAHYNSGQIVKSYFTPEPRIAASYQLNEQSSIKLSYDRNVQNIHLLSNSTFSSTSVYLPSSNNIKPEIADQISTGYYRTFHQNAYEFSTELYYKKLQNQIDYKNGADLIGNENVEADLLYGSGRAYGWETFFKKKTGRFTGWLSYTLSRTERKIAGINDGNYYPATQDQTHHISLVGMYQATKKWTFSADFVYNTGNAVTWPSQKFSVDGAPVYYYGERNSSRMPAYQRLDLGATLLAKKTAKYESSWTFSIYNSYGYANPYTIEFQVDPKNANKTQVLQTTLFKTVPAVTYNFKF, encoded by the coding sequence ATGAAAAAATTAAAGCAGTTTATTTTCTATTCACTACTCGTTTTTCCTGCCCTGTTGCAGGCGCAAACAAAAAAACACTTTACCATTTCAGGAACAATTAAAGATAAAACAAACGGCGAAACCCTGCCCGCCGCAACCGTGAGCTTCTTAGAACTGCCCGGCAAAGGGATTACCACCAATAGCTATGGTTTTTACTCCATCGCCCTACCCGAAGGTAATTACACCATGCTTACTACCTATACCGGTTATATTACCGATACCGTAAAAATTCAGCTCACTAAAAACTTGCTGCATAATTTAAGCCTTACTTCAGGACAAAACCAGTTGAAAGAGGTTGTGGTTAAAAGCAGCTCATCTAAAAGCAAAAACATTTTAAACCTGCCTCCCGGTGTACAACGCCTCACTATTAATGAGGTGAAAAATGTGCCCGTATTAATGGGTGAAAAAGACATTTTGAAAACCATCCAGCTCCTGCCCGGCATTGTTTCAGCTGGCGATGGTAACGCGGGGTTCTTTGTACGCGGTGGCGGTTCTGATCAGAACCTGATGCTGCTGGACGAGGCAACTGTTTACAATGCTTCTCACGTTTTCGGTTTCTTCTCCGTTTTTAACTCAGATGCGATCAAGGATATCTCTATCTATAAAGCCGGTATGCCAGCCAATTACGGCGGGCGACTTTCTTCTGTAGAAGATATCCAGATGAATGATGGCAATAACCAGAAATTTGGCGTAAGCGGCGGGCTTGGTCTTATTGCGTCCCGGTTGACTGTAGAAGGCCCGTTATTTGACCATAGAGGTTCTTTTATCATCAGCGCCAGGAGAAGTTATGCCGATCTGTTTACCGGCTTTGCCAAGGATACTACGGTTAAAAACAGCAAACTTTATTTCTATGATCTTAACCTGAAAGCCAATTATCAGATCAACGATAACAACAAGATCTTTTTATCAGGCTATTTTGGGAAGGACGTAATGTCGATCAAAGACCTTTTCGGCCTTGATTATGGCAACATGACCGGTACCTTAAGGCTGAACCATATTTTCAGCAGCAAATTATTCTCTAATACTTCGTTGATCTACAGTAAATACAATTACAACGTACATATTGAGGATAATAGCAATGATGTGAAGGTTACCTCTGCCATCAATGATCTTCACTTTAAACAGGATTTCAACTATTACCTTAACACGGCTAATAAATTAAGTTTTGGGTTCGAAACCACGTTGCATTTAACGCAGCCGGGTGATGCGGCTTCTTCCCAATCATCAAGCTACAATGATATTTCGTTGCAAAGAAAGCACTCGCTGGAAAGCGCACTATATGTTTCCGACGAGTGGAATGCATCTAACAAGTTAAAGATCACCTACGGGCTTCGTTTAAGTGAACTGAACGTGCTAGGCCCAGGCACATTCTATACTTATGATCAAAATGGCAATAAGGCCGATAGTGCACATTATAACAGCGGGCAGATTGTTAAATCATACTTCACCCCAGAACCCCGTATAGCTGCAAGTTACCAGTTGAATGAGCAGAGCTCTATTAAACTTTCGTATGACCGGAACGTGCAGAATATTCACTTGCTGAGCAATTCTACCTTCTCATCAACAAGCGTTTACCTGCCAAGCAGCAACAATATCAAACCGGAAATAGCTGATCAGATCTCGACCGGATACTACCGTACCTTCCATCAGAATGCGTACGAGTTTTCGACCGAGTTGTATTATAAAAAACTCCAGAACCAGATCGATTACAAGAACGGCGCGGATTTAATAGGTAATGAGAATGTAGAGGCAGATCTGCTTTATGGCAGTGGCCGGGCTTATGGTTGGGAAACTTTCTTTAAAAAGAAAACCGGCCGGTTTACCGGTTGGTTGAGCTATACCCTATCGCGCACCGAAAGGAAAATAGCCGGAATTAACGATGGAAACTATTACCCTGCAACGCAGGATCAAACCCACCATATTTCATTAGTAGGTATGTACCAGGCTACTAAGAAATGGACTTTCTCTGCCGATTTTGTTTACAACACGGGCAACGCCGTAACATGGCCTTCGCAAAAATTTTCTGTAGACGGCGCACCGGTTTATTACTACGGCGAGCGTAACAGCAGCCGCATGCCAGCCTACCAACGCCTTGACCTGGGTGCAACCCTGCTGGCTAAGAAAACGGCTAAATATGAAAGTAGCTGGACTTTCTCGATCTATAATTCGTATGGTTATGCCAACCCTTATACCATCGAGTTCCAGGTTGATCCTAAAAACGCAAACAAAACACAGGTACTGCAGACTACACTTTTCAAAACTGTACCTGCCGTTACTTATAACTTTAAATTCTAA
- a CDS encoding DUF4249 domain-containing protein gives MKNIRSIIALFALAITVYSCTKTIEPPLVNSPPQLVIEGAVSDTAGPYHVNISKSVDFYADNTYPGVSGATVTITDQTAGVNDVLTETSTGTYTTHTIVGKPGNTYQLKVVLDGKTYTSTSTMPYAVALDSITFDHTIVKNLIQPVVHFQDPAAYTNYYKFSVEVNGVKVKRFQTFEDRLSNGKYINTDVALDTGAIKKNDIVNVSLVTTDKGAYTFLSEAENIAFYNSQQAAPATPTSNISGGCLGYFSAQTVSSKKRKLE, from the coding sequence ATGAAAAATATCAGATCCATCATAGCATTATTTGCACTCGCTATTACGGTTTATTCATGCACCAAAACAATAGAACCACCGCTGGTTAACTCACCGCCGCAACTGGTTATTGAAGGCGCTGTAAGTGATACCGCCGGCCCTTATCATGTAAACATCTCTAAGTCGGTAGATTTTTATGCTGATAATACTTACCCCGGCGTTTCTGGCGCAACGGTAACTATTACAGATCAAACTGCAGGTGTAAATGATGTACTGACAGAAACTTCGACAGGAACGTATACCACCCATACCATAGTTGGTAAACCCGGTAACACTTATCAACTTAAAGTAGTGCTGGATGGTAAAACGTATACCTCTACATCAACCATGCCTTACGCGGTAGCGCTGGATTCGATCACCTTTGATCATACCATTGTGAAAAACCTGATACAACCCGTGGTGCATTTTCAAGACCCTGCTGCTTATACCAATTATTATAAGTTTTCGGTTGAGGTAAATGGCGTAAAGGTAAAACGGTTCCAGACTTTTGAAGACCGCCTTTCTAATGGTAAATACATCAACACCGATGTGGCCTTGGATACCGGTGCAATCAAAAAGAATGACATCGTTAACGTGAGCCTCGTTACCACAGACAAAGGTGCATACACGTTTTTATCAGAAGCAGAAAACATTGCTTTCTATAATTCTCAACAGGCAGCTCCGGCTACGCCAACTTCAAACATATCCGGCGGGTGCCTTGGTTATTTCAGCGCACAAACGGTTAGCAGCAAGAAAAGGAAACTTGAGTAA
- a CDS encoding carboxypeptidase-like regulatory domain-containing protein → MQQVSIASNEKMKLGTLLQKVAYKSNFSFVYNNQYVRADSVVAVRPYNGRLDNFLNKLFGSNYEFKEVPGYIVIRHAPGRFYMVADADRSQPDQILIKGHVMDVQTNQNISGVSVYEKNFSTSTLTDAQGNFELRLKKPDGQYMLTASKDNYRDTSLYLLQDVVIVNSTVKEKRYKYDPTADQSKFKKRNGLSRLFVSSKQMIQDMNLGGLFQYSPYQISLTPGLSSHGMFNSQVINHVSINLIGGYTAGIDGVELSGGFNIDRSDVKYFQAATLFNFVGRNFKGVQLAGLYNHVVNNASGFQASGIINIAHNFKSGVQATLVGNFVDTSGGVQVSYIVNRAKSVAGTQIAAILNRAKKVKGIQIGLINIADSSDYTLGVLNLVKNGDKGIGISADNASTLHLEFRSGGHTLYGVVGYEYNNVSRVSGLDLGFGVHTLRVKRFGLDAEYTSQNGISFTSVQGNVHSLKMLPTYTYHRFRLFAGPTLDLARSPEDNQLKTSGWVINQHFENGNKIVWSSGFNYGLQFLL, encoded by the coding sequence ATGCAACAGGTAAGCATTGCCAGTAATGAGAAAATGAAACTGGGCACCCTGCTCCAAAAAGTGGCTTACAAAAGCAATTTCAGTTTTGTTTACAATAACCAGTATGTACGTGCTGATAGTGTGGTAGCTGTTAGGCCCTATAACGGCAGGCTTGATAACTTCCTGAATAAACTTTTTGGCAGCAATTATGAATTTAAGGAAGTACCCGGCTATATCGTGATCAGGCACGCGCCCGGCAGATTCTATATGGTTGCCGATGCAGACCGGAGCCAGCCAGATCAGATCCTGATCAAAGGCCATGTGATGGATGTACAGACTAATCAAAATATCAGCGGGGTTAGCGTTTATGAAAAGAATTTCTCCACCTCTACACTCACCGATGCGCAGGGGAATTTTGAACTAAGGCTTAAAAAGCCCGATGGCCAATATATGTTGACTGCATCTAAAGACAATTACAGGGATACATCCCTTTACCTGCTTCAGGATGTGGTTATTGTAAATTCAACAGTAAAAGAAAAAAGGTATAAATATGATCCCACCGCCGATCAAAGCAAATTTAAAAAGCGGAACGGCCTGAGCCGCTTATTTGTATCATCCAAACAAATGATCCAGGACATGAACCTGGGCGGTTTGTTCCAGTACAGCCCTTACCAAATATCACTTACACCGGGGCTTAGTTCGCACGGTATGTTTAACAGCCAGGTAATTAACCATGTTTCAATCAACCTTATAGGTGGTTATACAGCCGGGATAGATGGCGTGGAATTATCAGGCGGTTTTAATATTGACCGTAGCGATGTGAAATACTTCCAGGCGGCAACTTTGTTCAATTTCGTGGGCCGAAATTTTAAAGGCGTTCAACTGGCTGGGTTATATAATCATGTTGTAAACAATGCGTCGGGTTTTCAGGCTTCAGGGATTATTAATATCGCACACAATTTTAAATCAGGCGTACAAGCTACCCTGGTGGGTAACTTTGTCGATACCTCTGGCGGCGTTCAGGTTTCGTATATAGTTAACAGGGCTAAAAGTGTAGCAGGAACCCAAATTGCTGCTATTCTGAACAGGGCTAAAAAAGTGAAAGGAATCCAGATAGGCCTGATCAATATTGCCGATAGCAGCGATTATACGCTTGGGGTGCTAAACCTGGTTAAAAATGGAGACAAGGGTATTGGTATTAGTGCGGATAATGCATCGACGCTCCATTTAGAGTTTCGCTCGGGCGGGCATACCCTCTATGGTGTGGTTGGTTATGAGTACAATAACGTCAGTCGTGTCAGCGGCCTTGACCTCGGTTTTGGTGTCCACACTTTAAGGGTGAAACGATTTGGTCTGGATGCAGAATATACCAGCCAAAATGGGATTAGTTTTACCAGTGTGCAGGGCAACGTCCACTCTCTAAAAATGCTGCCTACTTATACCTATCACCGCTTCCGTTTATTCGCCGGGCCAACTTTGGACCTGGCCCGTTCCCCTGAAGATAATCAACTGAAGACTTCCGGCTGGGTAATTAACCAGCATTTCGAGAACGGGAACAAGATTGTCTGGAGCTCTGGTTTTAACTACGGCTTGCAATTCCTTTTGTAA
- a CDS encoding FecR domain-containing protein, translating into MKEETDEDMLIRYILGETTDTERDAMELWLKEDKANMHKLEQAKFILEQSQQLAQQSPADENEQWEKFKVKRDALNNKGKVRSITTLTPWLQMAAAILIFAGGASVAYYFYNQHAGLNGQLQSFTSKDKAVVDTLSDGSIVHLNRYSSVSCVTDFKKTREVKLTGEAFFEVKHNASVPFIVHTDGVNIRDIGTAFNVKSHTKNVEVVVESGIVRVSKDKAAVQLNPQQKVVVNNADKQLHVEASTDLLYNYYRSNEFIANKTPLWRVIETINEAYDSHIVIADKRLSNLPLTGTFKKESVDKFLQVLLLTTPDLRMEQVGDNIILKSK; encoded by the coding sequence ATGAAAGAGGAAACAGATGAAGATATGCTGATCAGGTATATTCTTGGGGAAACGACAGATACAGAGCGGGATGCCATGGAATTATGGTTGAAGGAGGATAAGGCCAATATGCACAAATTAGAACAAGCTAAGTTTATCCTGGAGCAGAGCCAACAACTTGCCCAGCAAAGCCCGGCGGATGAAAATGAGCAATGGGAGAAATTTAAGGTAAAAAGAGACGCTTTAAATAATAAGGGGAAGGTAAGATCAATTACTACACTTACCCCCTGGCTACAAATGGCAGCTGCGATTTTGATTTTTGCAGGCGGGGCTTCGGTAGCCTACTACTTCTATAACCAGCATGCCGGTTTAAACGGACAGCTGCAATCATTCACCAGTAAAGATAAGGCAGTGGTTGATACCTTATCAGATGGTTCCATTGTTCATTTAAACCGGTACTCGAGTGTAAGCTGCGTAACCGATTTTAAAAAGACCAGGGAAGTTAAACTAACAGGCGAGGCATTTTTTGAAGTAAAGCACAACGCTTCGGTACCCTTTATTGTACATACAGATGGCGTAAATATCCGCGATATCGGTACGGCATTTAATGTTAAGAGCCATACCAAAAATGTTGAAGTTGTGGTAGAGAGCGGCATTGTACGGGTTAGTAAAGATAAAGCAGCGGTACAACTTAACCCACAACAAAAGGTTGTTGTTAATAATGCCGACAAGCAGCTCCATGTGGAAGCGAGTACCGATTTGTTGTATAACTATTACAGGAGCAATGAGTTTATTGCCAATAAAACACCCCTATGGCGTGTAATTGAAACCATTAACGAGGCTTATGATTCGCACATTGTTATTGCAGATAAACGCCTGAGTAATTTACCGTTAACAGGTACATTTAAGAAAGAATCGGTAGATAAGTTCCTGCAGGTATTGTTACTCACCACTCCGGATCTTAGAATGGAACAGGTAGGGGATAATATTATCCTTAAAAGTAAATGA
- a CDS encoding RNA polymerase sigma-70 factor — protein sequence MNEKQLTAGLFGEVEFETLFKAHFKELHAYAFSFLKDWDKAEEVVQGLFLKLWEKRELPEMHTSIRSYLYKAAYHDCLNLIRREKVHQQYQSRTAFAMKDESDNAANTIYLRDVQSKLSAALNKLPEKCRTVFHLSRFEELKYRQIADELGISIKTVETQMGKALKILRGEMREFLPLIAVLLLKIFRS from the coding sequence ATGAATGAAAAGCAATTAACGGCAGGTTTATTTGGCGAGGTTGAATTTGAGACTTTGTTTAAGGCCCATTTTAAGGAGCTTCATGCCTATGCCTTTTCGTTTTTAAAGGATTGGGATAAGGCAGAAGAAGTGGTGCAGGGACTGTTTCTGAAGCTATGGGAAAAGCGCGAATTGCCGGAAATGCATACCTCGATCCGGTCGTATTTGTATAAGGCGGCTTATCATGACTGCCTTAACCTGATACGACGCGAAAAGGTGCATCAGCAATACCAGTCGAGGACGGCATTTGCCATGAAGGATGAATCTGACAATGCAGCCAATACGATTTACCTGCGCGATGTGCAATCCAAACTATCTGCAGCGCTTAATAAGTTACCTGAGAAGTGCCGGACAGTTTTCCATCTAAGCAGGTTCGAAGAGTTAAAGTACCGCCAGATTGCCGATGAATTGGGCATTTCTATTAAAACAGTAGAAACGCAGATGGGCAAAGCATTAAAAATTTTACGTGGCGAAATGAGAGAGTTTTTGCCATTGATAGCAGTTTTATTATTAAAAATATTCAGATCATGA